The following are encoded together in the Arcobacter aquimarinus genome:
- a CDS encoding HAD family hydrolase: MRLIMFDMDGTLIDSGYAITNTINYVRENLGFEKLEKNHILEKVNDPSINSAEFFYGTKEFTKQQTKLFEEYYNEHCLSDLVVYDGISKLIDDLKGDFTLAVATNANSAYAYKMLNHVGLAKYFSTILGYDSVKNPKPHPEMVYKILDKHNIEKQNAQLIGDSHKDIMAATKAGVDSVLVNWGFSNHEKDAIETVLELENKIKAKFS, translated from the coding sequence ATGCGTTTAATAATGTTCGATATGGACGGAACACTAATAGATAGTGGTTATGCTATCACAAATACTATAAATTATGTAAGAGAAAATCTAGGTTTTGAGAAATTAGAAAAAAATCATATTTTAGAAAAAGTAAATGACCCATCTATAAACTCTGCTGAGTTTTTTTATGGAACAAAAGAGTTCACAAAACAACAAACTAAGCTTTTTGAAGAGTATTATAATGAGCATTGTTTGAGTGATTTGGTTGTTTATGATGGTATTTCTAAATTGATTGATGATTTAAAAGGTGATTTTACTTTAGCAGTTGCAACAAATGCAAATTCTGCTTATGCTTACAAAATGTTAAATCATGTGGGATTAGCAAAATATTTTTCAACTATTTTAGGATATGACAGTGTAAAAAATCCAAAGCCACATCCTGAAATGGTTTATAAAATCTTAGATAAACACAATATAGAAAAACAAAATGCCCAACTAATTGGGGATTCACACAAAGATATTATGGCAGCTACAAAAGCAGGTGTTGATTCTGTTTTAGTAAATTGGGGTTTTTCAAATCATGAAAAAGATGCAATAGAAACAGTTTTAGAATTAGAAAATAAAATAAAAGCAAAATTTAGTTAA